The following coding sequences lie in one Halorarum halophilum genomic window:
- a CDS encoding pyridoxamine 5'-phosphate oxidase family protein, translating to MTIPHRVVDRIADASLSAHLATSVDDRPHVAPVWYAYDDGSLWVSTGGRKLRNLRRNPRVAVSVESADRAGNVDWNATLLATARIVEDDERESWLLERIDEKYGGDGESGGADGDAADDADADDDPDTGGGTVTDGGTSGSGAADGGAGAREGGVDDETSSGLVELRIASATLSTY from the coding sequence ATGACAATCCCCCACCGCGTCGTCGACCGTATCGCGGACGCATCCCTCTCGGCGCACCTCGCCACCAGCGTCGACGACCGACCCCACGTCGCCCCCGTCTGGTACGCCTACGACGACGGGTCGCTCTGGGTGTCCACCGGCGGGCGGAAGCTCCGGAACCTCCGGCGGAACCCCCGCGTCGCCGTCTCCGTCGAGAGCGCCGACCGCGCCGGCAACGTCGACTGGAACGCGACGCTGCTCGCCACCGCCCGGATCGTCGAGGACGACGAACGCGAGTCGTGGCTGCTCGAACGGATCGACGAGAAGTACGGGGGCGATGGCGAGAGTGGGGGAGCCGACGGTGACGCAGCCGACGACGCTGACGCCGACGATGACCCGGATACGGGCGGAGGGACTGTGACCGACGGGGGGACGTCCGGCAGTGGAGCCGCCGACGGCGGAGCGGGAGCCCGAGAGGGAGGCGTCGACGATGAAACGTCGAGCGGGCTGGTAGAACTCCGGATCGCCAGCGCGACCCTATCGACGTACTGA